Proteins encoded in a region of the Sparus aurata chromosome 6, fSpaAur1.1, whole genome shotgun sequence genome:
- the mustn1b gene encoding musculoskeletal embryonic nuclear protein 1b — protein MSQPGEVKKKKRPPMKEEDLKGARSKLGLKGEVKSKTYEVMVECERMGKVAPSVFSGLRSGTETVLDKSAPAKAPGASVFSK, from the exons ATGTCACAG CCAGGcgaggtgaagaagaagaagcgtcCCCCAATGAAGGAGGAGGACCTGAAGGGAGCACGCAGTAAACTGGGACTGAAAGGCGAGGTCAAGAGTAAGACCTATGAGGTCATGGTTGAGTGTG aACGAATGGGCAAAGTGGCCCCTTCTGTGTTCAGCGGGTTGAGGTCGGGGACAGAGACGGTCCTGGACAAGTCTGCTCCTGCCAAAGCTCCTGGAGCCAGTGTGTTCAGCAAGTAG